Proteins from a single region of Anthonomus grandis grandis chromosome 10, icAntGran1.3, whole genome shotgun sequence:
- the LOC126741415 gene encoding uncharacterized protein LOC126741415 has product MQNTHFSDGLPGPSTSTHSGNIDSNIQKVSKVGMLLNNHEILLSTVLVKVKDISGDWQIARGILDSGAQSSFITRSFANKLGLRKYHTNMSLHGLDSMNAIAHAGINCTISSLHDVEFTLDTTFIILDKICENVPAVSYDESCFNFIPNLSLADPQFNQSHKVDMLFGNDIYPYVMREGRIYFGPEQPVCLNTCFGWTIMGRLATKPPYNKIVNTFFTLTESNHLDSILQKFWEIEEMPSSNHISPEEKYCRDHYAFTVFREENSRFVVSMPFKVLEPDFGDSRSLALGRFLSLERRLLLNKSNYLTYSEVMQDYLDQGHMTQVSFPGDLHYDYFYIPHHAIFKKDSSTTPLRVVYDASSHAAGKLSLNNAVFTGPKLQQDLGAILLSFRLHKIVFTCDIKQMYRMIKIHPDQRRYQRILWRFSPSDPIREYEINVVLFGVACSPYLAIQTLLHLADEYSDLPLASEAIRKSTFVDDVTSGSMDLNGAILLGNKLIELLARGGFEVRKWTSNEPKLLAKLPESHIQTNALSFDQESENVQKILGLKWSSVKDYFFFSFDNSKMDCYTKRTILSDLARMFDPLGFLTPITFFAKLVIQHLWSLGLQWDEALPLNVWDKCTKFKDELSLLQDFHMPREIDISSVQAGQLVGFCDASANKYLRQIFAECVAQETLSFRFNPPASPHMGGIWESNIKCVKTHLLRVVGIRILTYEELSTVLT; this is encoded by the exons ATGCAAAATACACATTTTAGTGATGGCTTACCTGGCCCCTCTACTAGCACTCATTCTGGAAATATtgattcaaatattcaaaaggtcTCAAAGGTCGGTATGCTATTAAATAATCatgaaattttattgtcaacagttttagtaaaagttaaagatatttCAGGAGATTGGCAAATAGCTCGCGGTATCCTCGATTCGGGTGCGCAAAGCTCTTTTATAACAAGATCGTTTGCCAATAAATTAGGACTCCGTAAATATCATACAAATATGAGCTTACATGGTCTTGATTCTATGAATGCCATTGCGCATGCGGGAATAAACTGTACGATTTCCTCACTTCATGATGTCGAATTTACTTTAGATACTACCTTcattattttggataaaatttgCGAAAATGTGCCAGCGGTTTCATACGATGAAAGCTGCTTTAATTTTATACCTAACTTATCCCTTGCAGATCCTCAATTTAATCAGTCTCACAAAGTTGATATGTTATTTGGGAATGATATATACCCTTATGTGATGAGAGAGGGTAGAATTTATTTCGGTCCTGAGCAGCCCGTGTGTCTTAACACATGTTTTGGTTGGACAATAATGGGCAGATTGGCTACGAAACCCCCgtataataaaattgtcaatACCTTTTTTACATTAACCGAGAGTAACCATCTGGattctattttacaaaaattctggGAAATTGAGGAGATGCCTTCTTCAAACCACATTTCTCCTGAAGAAAAGTACTGTCGCGATCATTATGCTTTTACAGTATTCCGCGAAGAAAATAGCCGTTTTGTTGTCTCAATGCCGTTTAAAGTACTTGAACCTGATTTTGGTGATTCTCGTAGTTTGGCACTAGGACGTTTTCTATCACTTGAAAGACGTTTGTTGCtaaataaatctaattatttaacatattcTGAGGTTATGCAGGATTACCTGGATCAAGGACACATGACTCAAGTTTCATTTCCCGGTGATCTTCACtatgattatttttacattccacaTCATGCGATTTTCAAAAAGGATTCCAGTACTACACCTTTACGGGTAGTCTACGATGCAAGTAGTCATGCGGCTGGAAAACTATCACTTAATAATGCTGTTTTTACAGGTCCTAAGTTACAACAAGATTTGGGAGCCATACTTTTATCATTTCGCTTGCATAAGATTGTCTTTACCTGTGACATTAAACAAATGTATCGAATGATTAAAATACATCCCGATCAACGGCGCTATCAACGTATTTTATGGCGATTTTCTCCTTCAGATCCCATAAGGGAATATGAAATTAATGTTGTGCTTTTTGGAGTTGCTTGTTCTCCTTACTTGGCAATTCAAACTCTTCTACACTTGGCTGATGAATATTCAGATCTTCCCCTTGCTTCTGAAGCAATTAGGAAGTCTActtttgttgacgacgtcacctCAGGTAGTATGGATCTAAACGGGGCAATTTTATTAGGAAATAAATTAATCGAGTTATTGGCTAGGGGTGGTTTTGAGGTCCGAAAATGGACAAGCAATGAACCTAAATTACTTGCCAAATTGCCAGAAAGTCATATACAGACAAATGCCTTGTCTTTTGACCAAGAATcagaaaatgttcaaaaaattctaGGTCTAAAATGGAGCTCAGTAAAggactatttctttttttcttttgataattcTAAAATGGATTGTTATACAAAAAGAACCATTCTCTCCGATCTTGCGAGAATGTTCGATCCTCTTGGGTTTTTAACCCCGATTACTTTTTTTGCTAAACTTGTTATCCAACATCTTTGGTCACTAGGATTACAGTGGGATGAAGCTTTACCCCTGAATGTCTGGGATAAgtgtacaaaatttaaagacGAGTTGTCGTTACTCCAAGATTTTCATATGCCAAGAGAAATCGATATTTCTTCTGTACAAGCCGGGCAGCTTGTAGGATTCTGTGATGCAA GTGCTAACAAGTATTTACGACAAATCTTTGCAGAATGCGTTGCTCAAGAGACTTTATCATTTCGTTTTAATCCACCTGCTAGTCCTCATATGGGAGGAATCTGGGAGTCAAACATTAAATGTGTAAAAACTCATCTTTTAAGGGTAGTAGGAATACGGATCCTTACCTACGAAGAACTGTCTACCGTCCTAACATAG